One stretch of Argiope bruennichi chromosome 3, qqArgBrue1.1, whole genome shotgun sequence DNA includes these proteins:
- the LOC129964246 gene encoding uncharacterized protein LOC129964246 isoform X2 — MGRSQEKTTHCMLILVTLVTMTLIVVLVVVLFVLVIILILFRDSFQVFCCCKSLDSSEVDVAYGLRNPAFDDHEYSNRAGALPEQRPFSVMEAMESPPSYEEAVKQELFRFSSPSSQFQRERSTSLTDIPVNNQRPSSTEFSEINASALSSSPSQREASGSSPSTSQGATRKRSSTAGSNGMPHLSTISEEDSERDERPLRVVIDNIGVQASRLLENCETSINIANGNELDKQSKC; from the exons aCTCATAGTTGTTCTCGTGGTTGTTCTTTTTGTTCTGGTGATCATACTTATTCTTTTTCGAGATTCTTTCCAAGTTTTTTGCTGCTGTAAAAGCCTAGATTCTAGTGAAGTAGATGTAGCGTATGGACTAAGAAATCCAGCTTTTGACGATCAC GAATACAGCAACAGAGCAGGTGCCTTGCCAGAACAACGACCTTTCAGCGTCATGGAGGCCATGGAATCGCCACCTTCCTACGAAGAAGCCGTGAAACAAGAGCTCTTCAGGTTCAGCTCGCCATCTTCACAATTTCAAAGAGAAAG GTCGACTTCATTAACAGATATTCCTGTCAACAACCAAAGACCTTCCTCGACGGAATTTTCCGAGATAAATGCTTCGGCCCTCTCTTCATCACCATCTCAGAGGGAAGCATCAGGGAGCTCGCCATCCACCAGTCAGGGGGCTACCAGAAAAAGAAGCTCCACCGCTGGAAGCAATGGCATGCCACATCTTTCCACCATCAGCGAAGAAGATTCGGAAAGGGACGAGCGACCTCTGAGAGTAGTCATTGACAACATAGGAGTGCAGGCATCAAGGCTATTGGAAAACTGTGAGACTTCCATCAATATAGCTAATGGAAATGAACTCGATAAACAATCCAAGTGCTAA
- the LOC129964246 gene encoding uncharacterized protein LOC129964246 isoform X4, with product MSSLGLLNFYLILIVVLVVVLFVLVIILILFRDSFQVFCCCKSLDSSEVDVAYGLRNPAFDDHEYSNRAGALPEQRPFSVMEAMESPPSYEEAVKQELFRFSSPSSQFQRERSTSLTDIPVNNQRPSSTEFSEINASALSSSPSQREASGSSPSTSQGATRKRSSTAGSNGMPHLSTISEEDSERDERPLRVVIDNIGVQASRLLENCETSINIANGNELDKQSKC from the exons ATGTCATCTCTGGGCCTACTTAATTTCTACCTTAT aCTCATAGTTGTTCTCGTGGTTGTTCTTTTTGTTCTGGTGATCATACTTATTCTTTTTCGAGATTCTTTCCAAGTTTTTTGCTGCTGTAAAAGCCTAGATTCTAGTGAAGTAGATGTAGCGTATGGACTAAGAAATCCAGCTTTTGACGATCAC GAATACAGCAACAGAGCAGGTGCCTTGCCAGAACAACGACCTTTCAGCGTCATGGAGGCCATGGAATCGCCACCTTCCTACGAAGAAGCCGTGAAACAAGAGCTCTTCAGGTTCAGCTCGCCATCTTCACAATTTCAAAGAGAAAG GTCGACTTCATTAACAGATATTCCTGTCAACAACCAAAGACCTTCCTCGACGGAATTTTCCGAGATAAATGCTTCGGCCCTCTCTTCATCACCATCTCAGAGGGAAGCATCAGGGAGCTCGCCATCCACCAGTCAGGGGGCTACCAGAAAAAGAAGCTCCACCGCTGGAAGCAATGGCATGCCACATCTTTCCACCATCAGCGAAGAAGATTCGGAAAGGGACGAGCGACCTCTGAGAGTAGTCATTGACAACATAGGAGTGCAGGCATCAAGGCTATTGGAAAACTGTGAGACTTCCATCAATATAGCTAATGGAAATGAACTCGATAAACAATCCAAGTGCTAA